CCGACGACCAGCGGCGGCGCGTTCGCCGGGACCGGCTCGAGCACCGGGGAGCGGACCGGCAGCAGCGGACCGGGGTGGTCCACCGGCTCGCCGCGCAGCAGCGCACCGACGATCTCCAGCGACTCGTCGAGGCGGGCACCGCGCTCCGCGACCGGCACGCCCACCGCCTCCCATTCCGCCGGGTTCTCCCCGCCGACCCCAACGCCGAAGATGAAACGGCCCGGCGCCAGCGCGTCGATCGAGGCGATCTGCTTGGCCGTCCACACTGGATTGCGCAGCGGCAGCAACAGCACCCCGGTGCCCAGCACCAGCCGCTCGGTCCGGCTCGCCGCGGCGGCCACCGCGGTCAGCGCGTCGATCACCGGCGGGTAAAAGTTGAGGTGGTCGCCGACCCAGCCGGAGTCGAAGCCGAGCTCCTCGACCAGCGCGGCGCCGGCCGCCAGCGGCGGTGGCCCTTGCCGGAACGGGTCGAAGCTCGGGAGCATCACGCCGAAGCCGGTGTTCGCGACCGTCAGCACCGCGCCTCCAGTAATCGGGACGCCCGACACCCTAACCGCGCACCCCCGGTAGCCGGACATGCGCAAACGGAGAGCCTGTGGACTTCACCTTCACCCCGGAGCAGGAGGACTTCCGCCGGGAGCTGCGCGCATTCGGCGAGAAGGTACTCGCGCCGTACTACCGCGACGGCGACCTGGCCGGGACGCTGCGCCCGGAGATCCCCAAGGCGATGGCCGGGATGGGCCTAACCGGCCTGCGCATCCCCGAACGGTTCGGCGGCCAGGACGCCGACGCGGTGACCACCGGCCTGGCCGCGTACGAGGTATCCCGGGCCGACATCAACGCCTGCTACCTGCTGCTGCTCAGCGCGCTGATCGGCGACATCCTGATGGCCGCCCCGCGCGAGGATCAGTTGGCACGCTGGCTGCCGCCGATCGCGGCCGGCGACTCGGTGCCGCTGCTCTGTCTGACCGAGCCCGGCCAGGGATCGGATGCCGCGCACCTGGAGTTGCGCGCGATCCCGCAGGGCGACGGCTGGCTGCTCGCCGGGGAGAAGACGTCGATCTCGATGGGCATGACCGGCGACGTGGCCGTGGTGTTCGCCCGCACCGGCGGGGCCGGTCCGCGCGGCGTGACGGCGTTTCTGGTGGACCTTGACGACGCCCGGGTGTCCCGCACCCCGCTGGACGACGTGGGCGGTCGGGCGATCGGGCGCGCCAGCCTGTACTTCGACGACCTGCCGGTGAGCCGGGAAAACCTGATCGGCGAGGAGGGCCAGGGCTTCATCCGGGTGATGGCCGGGTTCGACTACTCCCGCGCGATCATCGGCCTGATGGCCCTGGGCACCGCGTCCGCGGCGCTGGACGACGCGATGGAGTACGCCCGCACCCGCGAGGCGTTCGGCAAGCCGATCGGCACGTTCCAGGGCTTGGCGTTCCCGCTGGTGGAGTGCGCCACGCAGCTGCGCGCGGCCATGCACCTGTGCTTCGAGGCGTTGGCGCTCAAGGACGCCGGTAAGGACCCGGCGGTGCCCGCGAACATGGCCAAGTGGTGGGCGCCGAAGCTCAGCGTGGACATCATTCACCAGGCATTGCTGACGTTCGGGCACGCCGGCTACTCCACCGACAACCCGCAGGGTCAGCGGATGCGCGACGTCATCGGTCTGGAGATCGGCGACGGTACCGCGCAGATCGCCAAGCTGGTGGTGGCCCGGCATCTGCTGGGCCGCGACTTCGCACCCTGAGCAACCGTCAGTTGTCTTCCGGCCAGCGATCGACGAAGCGGACGGCCTCGAGGAAACGGCCCGGCACGGGCTTGAACACGGCCGGGTCGGTGTGCGCCACCGGTATCAGCCCGATCTGCAGGTAGCCCTCGGGGATGCCGAGCAGCGCCGCCGCCTCTGCCTCATTCTTCAAGTGCAACGTGGTCAGCACGGTGCCGAGATTGCGGGCCCGCGCGGCCAGCATGAAGCTCCACACCGAGGGCAAAATCGAGCCGTAGAGCGAAGCGTTGGCGAACGCATCGTCGGTGCGTCGGCCGCGGATGCACGGGATCACGTGCACCGGCACCCGGTGCAGCACGTCCACCAGATAGGCCGCGCTCCCGTAGACCCGGGCATTCTGCGGGTCACTGTCCTTGAGTTCGGCGGCCCGCTTGGTCAAGTAGTCCGCGGCAGACCGGGCGTAGATGTCGGCCAGGCCCGCGCGCAGCTTCTCGTCGGTGACCACGAGCCATCGCCAGCCCTGCGCGTTGCTTCCGGTGGGTGCCTGCAGGGACAGCTCGATGCAGGAGTCGACGACTCCCGGGTCCACCGGCCGGTCCAGATCCAGCCGCTTGCGCACGCTGCGGGTGGTGCTCAGCAGTTCGTCGACGATGGCGAGGTCGAGATCGGTCATCGTTTGCCCCTCCCTTTCAAATAACACAGGCCCTTCGGGTGGACACTGCGGAAGTGCTCTTGGACATCCTTGCCCGGACGTCGGCCGACGTAGCGGGCACCTCCGCACGTTCGGTGAAAACCCGGCTGATCGCCGACTGCCTACGTGCGGCACCCGCCGCCGAGGTGCCGATCGTCGTCGCATACCTGGCCGGCGAATTGCGGCAGCGCCGCACCGGGCTGGGGCCGGCTGCGCTGCGCGTTCTGCCGTCCCCGGCCACCGAAGCGACCCTGACGATCACCGAGGTGGACGCAACATTCGCGGCTATGAGCGAACTGTCCGGCCCGGGGTCGAGCACGAGACGGCGGGAGATGTTCGGTGCGCTGGTCGAACGCGCGACCACCGACGAGCAGCGACTCCTCGCAGGCCTGGTCGCCGGCGAGCTCAGGCAGGGTGCGCTGGACGGACTCATGGTGGAGGCGGTGATCGCCGCGTCGGGACTACCGGCGGCGGAGGTCCGCCGAGCTGTGATGCTCTGCGGCGCCGTGGCCCCGGTGGCCGAACGGGCCCTGCTCGACGGGCTGGCAGGGCTGGCCGAGTTCGCCCTGCAGGTCGGCCGACCGGTCCGACCGATGCTCGCCCAGCCGGGTACCGACGTCGCGGACGCACTGACCCGCACCGGCCCGGCCGCCGCGGAGTGGAAGCTCGACGGGATCCGCATCCAGGTGCACCGGGACTCCAACACCGTGTGGGTCTTCACCCGCAGCCTCGATGACATCACCGCCCGGATGCCCGACGTCGTCGTCGCTGCGCTCGCCCTGCCCGGGCAATCGATCGTGCTCGACGGCGAGGGCATGACGATGCGGGCCGACGGGCGTCCGGCGCCGTTCCAGGACACCGCCGCTCGGGCCGCACGGCAGGGTCCGACGCAGGCGATCGCCGTCAT
This genomic stretch from Sporichthyaceae bacterium harbors:
- a CDS encoding acyl-CoA dehydrogenase family protein yields the protein MDFTFTPEQEDFRRELRAFGEKVLAPYYRDGDLAGTLRPEIPKAMAGMGLTGLRIPERFGGQDADAVTTGLAAYEVSRADINACYLLLLSALIGDILMAAPREDQLARWLPPIAAGDSVPLLCLTEPGQGSDAAHLELRAIPQGDGWLLAGEKTSISMGMTGDVAVVFARTGGAGPRGVTAFLVDLDDARVSRTPLDDVGGRAIGRASLYFDDLPVSRENLIGEEGQGFIRVMAGFDYSRAIIGLMALGTASAALDDAMEYARTREAFGKPIGTFQGLAFPLVECATQLRAAMHLCFEALALKDAGKDPAVPANMAKWWAPKLSVDIIHQALLTFGHAGYSTDNPQGQRMRDVIGLEIGDGTAQIAKLVVARHLLGRDFAP
- a CDS encoding ATP-dependent DNA ligase gives rise to the protein MDTAEVLLDILARTSADVAGTSARSVKTRLIADCLRAAPAAEVPIVVAYLAGELRQRRTGLGPAALRVLPSPATEATLTITEVDATFAAMSELSGPGSSTRRREMFGALVERATTDEQRLLAGLVAGELRQGALDGLMVEAVIAASGLPAAEVRRAVMLCGAVAPVAERALLDGLAGLAEFALQVGRPVRPMLAQPGTDVADALTRTGPAAAEWKLDGIRIQVHRDSNTVWVFTRSLDDITARMPDVVVAALALPGQSIVLDGEGMTMRADGRPAPFQDTAARAARQGPTQAIAVMPYFFDCLHLDGVDLLTAPAAERRAALERVVPPSMLVPRVEVTTAAEAAAVLTDAIAAGHEGVVLKSLSAPYDAGRRGAAWVKVKPRHTFDLVVLAVEWGHGRRRGKLSNLHLGARDGAGGFVMLGKTFKGMTDEMLTWQTGRFTDLKISDNGWVVTVRPEQVVEIAIDGVQRSTRYPGGIALRFARVLRYRDDKTADEADTLDDVRRLSAP
- a CDS encoding nitroreductase family protein, whose product is MTDLDLAIVDELLSTTRSVRKRLDLDRPVDPGVVDSCIELSLQAPTGSNAQGWRWLVVTDEKLRAGLADIYARSAADYLTKRAAELKDSDPQNARVYGSAAYLVDVLHRVPVHVIPCIRGRRTDDAFANASLYGSILPSVWSFMLAARARNLGTVLTTLHLKNEAEAAALLGIPEGYLQIGLIPVAHTDPAVFKPVPGRFLEAVRFVDRWPEDN
- a CDS encoding LLM class flavin-dependent oxidoreductase, which codes for MLTVANTGFGVMLPSFDPFRQGPPPLAAGAALVEELGFDSGWVGDHLNFYPPVIDALTAVAAAASRTERLVLGTGVLLLPLRNPVWTAKQIASIDALAPGRFIFGVGVGGENPAEWEAVGVPVAERGARLDESLEIVGALLRGEPVDHPGPLLPVRSPVLEPVPANAPPLVVGGRSQAALRRAARVAEGWLGVWMSAKRLAETRAQLHDYCAAYGRPPCTVLQMVFVHVTDDLAAGQAEALAFARGQYGPAAEKLGRWTLVGDGERVAAGLAELREAGAEGFVVMPAARDILAQYHRLAKVRALLTG